TTGAGCCGCCTGCTCCGACCAAGGCTCCAGAACCCAAGAAGCGGCAGCCCGAGAAGCCCAAAGGTCCGGAAATCGTCATTGGGAGCGCCGTCGAGAAGGCGGAGCCCGTGGTGGAAGTGGTCCGAGCCGATGGCACGCATGTGCCAGTGGCCCATGCCGACGATATATTGGAGACGACGGCGGTAGTCCACCCGCTGGGAGAAATCGAGGAAGAAGAAGACATCTCTCCGGTTCTTGCCGAAGCGGAACGTCGTCAAGAGGAAGAAGAAGAACGCAAAGCGCAACTGATTGCCAAGCCGTTAGCCAAACCCGATCCTGCCGTCGTGGCCGAAGTACAACGCCGCGCCGCAGAGCGCATGCACAAGATCCAGCAGCAGCGCGCTCTCGAATCTCGCAAGGTCGGGCATACGGGCAAGACGGCCCGAAAGCGCCAGAAACAAGCCGAAAAGCAGCGTACCGAAGATACGATGCGCCGTAATGCCGCCGCCGCCGTCCGTGAATATCAGGCCGGTGGAATCGGAATGGGCCCACGCAAACGGAAACGCCGCAGAACTCGTGAGGATATGCCCGAGATGGAGGGCGTTGAAGACGTTTCCGAAATGCAGGTCATTCAAGTTGAAGAGGGCATGACTGTAGAAGCTCTTGCCAACGAATTGGATGTGCCTGTCAATGACATTATTCTCGACCTGATGGACTTGAACGTCCTGGCGAACAAGAACCAGGTCCTTGGCATCGATATGATCCGGCAACTGGTCGAGCCCAGGGGGGTTCAAGTCGAAGCCATTATTCCCGGTGAAGACGAGGTGCTTGCTGAAGAGCCGGATGCGCCTGAAGATCTGCTTCCGCGCGCGCCGGTCGTCACGGTTATGGGTCACGTCGACCATGGAAAGACCAGTCTGCTCGACCGCGTTCGCGAGGCGAACGTTGCCGATGGCGAAGCGGGTGGCATCACGCAGCATATCGCGGCGTACGACCACCGCATCGGCGAAAAGCGGATCGTGTTCCTCGATACGCCCGGTCACGAAGCGTTCACGCAAATGCGCGCTCGCGGCGCACAGATTACGGATATTGTGGTGCTGGTTGTCGCGGCCGACGACGGCGTCATGCCGCAGACCATCGAGGCCATTGACCACGCGAAGGCCGCGGATGTGCCTATCGTTGTCGCAATCAACAAGTGCGACAAGCCCGATGCTCAGCCCGAGCGCATTCGCCAGGAGTTGACCCGCTTCGAACTCGTCGATGAGGCGTGGGGCGGTAAAACCATCATGAAGAACATTTCGGCTAAGCGCAATGAAGGCGTGGCCGAGCTGATGGAACTGCTCGTGCTTGAAGCCGAGATGCTTGAGTTGAAGGGTAATCCGAATAAGCGCGCCCGAGGCGTGATTGTCGAATCGGAAATCACACGAGGGCAAGGTCCGGTCGCATGGATACTTGTGAAGAACGGAACCTTGCGTGTCGGCGATGCTTTCCTTGCAGGTAATTCCTACGGTCGCGTCCGCTCAATGCACAATTCGCGCGGCGAGGCCGTCCAGGAAGCGGGACCCGCTACTCCGGTGGTCGTGACCGGGTTCAACTCGCTTCCCGATGCGGGCGACCACTTCGTCGCGGTTGAGGACGAACGCGTAGCGCGCGCCATCGCAGAGAAGCGCGCCGAGATTACGCGCCAGAAACAACGCGAGAAGACGCGCCGCGTAACCCTGGAAGACTTCCACTTGCTTCTCGAAGCCGGCGAGACGCACGAGCTGAATGTCGTGCTGAAAGCCGACGTGCAAGGCTCCGTGGACGTGTTGGAATCGAGCCTCGCGAAAGTGGGGAATCAAGAAGTCCATGTGCGGCTGGTTCACTCCGGCGTGGGTGGAATCAACGAGTCCGACATCCTGTTGGCCAGTGCCAGCGACGCGGTCATCATCGGATTCCACGTGACGGCCAGTCCGCGCGCGCAGAAGCTTGCCGAGCAGGAAGGCGTGGACATCAGGACGTATCGCGTGATTTACGAGGCCATCGAAGATGTTCGCTTGGCTCTTGAGGGCATGCTTACGCCTGAATCCAAGGAAGTGGTAACCGGCCATATCGAGATTCGCCAAGTGTTCCGTTCATCGGCACATGGAAATATCGCGGGATGCTACGTGCTCGACGGTGAAGTTCATCGCGGGTCTCCGGCGCGCGTTACGCGCGACAGCGTCGTGGTGTATCAAGGCAAGATCGGTACCTTGCGGCGCGAGAAAGACGATGCGCGCACAGTCGCGGCCGGTTTCGAATGCGGTATCAAACTTGAGAATTTCGAGGACATCAAGGTCGGCGACGTTATAGAGCTCTATCGCGTCGATACGGTGGCCAAGACTTTAGCCTAAGCCGTATTTCGCGCCGGTGCGCCGACGTGCGACAGCGCGGAATACTCACGAGCAGGACTTTGAGGTTTCCCACGATGATTTCTCACGAACACCGTGTTCGCGTGAAGTCGCTGGACATTTCGTAAACGTTGCGGCTGTCCAGGGTGCGGGGAGCCTTCGTGTGTGCCCGTGAGAAATTCAGACCGAGAACAGGATACTCCAGATGACCATCGGACTTCTGAAGATGGACATCCTCGTTCCAGGCTCCCGCTCCTTGAAAGACAAGCGCCGGGTCGTGAAGAGTCTTAAGGAACAATTGCGCAACCGGTACAACTGTTCCGTGGCGGAGGTGGGCGCAAAGGAGCTCTGGGGACGCGCACAAATCGCCGTCTGCGTCGTGGGTGACGACAGCCGTTTCGTTAACACACAACTCAACGAAATCGTTCAATTCTCTGCCAACAAAGGCGGCGCGGAATTGGCCGACTACCAAATCGAGATGATGTAATGCCCGAAGGAAGAGCACGCCGCGTTGGCGAACAACTCCGCAAGGAAATCGCCGACTTATTAACCAAAGGGGTCAAGGATCCCCGGATTGGTTTTGTGTCCGTTATGGAGGTCAAGATGTCTCCTGACCTGAGCTATGCGGACGTGTACGTGAGTCTTTACGGCAGCGAGAGCGAGCGCAAGGGTTCCCTGGTCGGATTGCGGCAGGCCGCGGGTTACATGCGTCGCGAATTGGGCAAACGAATCCGGTTGCGCGTTACACCTGAGATTCGTTTCCACGAAGACACCACCCTGGACACGGCTTACCGCATCGAAGAACGATTGCGCGAAATCCACGCAGAGCAGGAACATGAGCAAGAATCTGAATAGCGGCCTTCGCGCCGTATTGGATGCTCTCAACGAAGGCCAATCCATTCTTGTCACGAGCCATACTTCCCCGGATGGCGATGCCGTGGGAAGCCTTCTGGCAATGGCACATTTCGTGCGCGCCCTTGGGAAGCAGCAGGTCACGTGCTCGCTAGCCGATCCGACGCCACGCGCATACACTTGGTTGCCCGGGGCACAGGACATTGTGCCGCCAGGGTCGCTTCAAGCGACGTTTGATGTTGTTGTTATCATCGACGCACACCAGTGCTCTCGTATTGGGGAAGTGGAAAAACTGATCACGGAATCCACGACGCTCATCGCGCTGGATCACCACTTGGCAGAGACGATCGATGCGCCGATCCATGTTGTGAATCCATCGTACGCCGCGGCCTGCGAAATCGTGATAGACCTTTTCGAACTTGCAGGACTCCCCATCTCGCGGGAAGCGGCCGAATGCGCGTATGTCGCGCTGATAACCGACACCGGGAGTTTCCGCTATTCGAATACGAATCCCCGCGCGCACCGAACCGCGGCACGCCTGCTCGAAGCGGGCGTCGATGTGGCGGAGATCTCCGCGCGCATTTTCGACACGATGACACGCCCACGATTCGACCTGCTGGGTCGTGTCCTGCAGCGCGCGCATGTTTCGCCCAACGGTCTTTTCGCCAGCGCTCAACTGACGTTGGCCGATATGGAAGAGACCGGCGCGAAGGGAGAGGACGTGGATGGGCTTATCAACTACCTTCGCAACATCGAGGGGGTGCAGCTCGCTGCCCTTTTCCGCGAAGCAGGTCCAGGAATCACCAAAGTGAGCTTTCGCGCGCGTCCGCCCGTGAATTGCGCTGAGATGCTTCGCGAGTTCGGTGGGGGAGGGCATGCTGCGGCAGCGGGTGCTACGTTGCAGCGCCCCATGAAGGAAGCGGTTGCCGCGGTTATGGCCGCGTTGCCTGAACACATAAAGGGCCCTGAATGAACGGCATTCTTCTGGTAGACAAACCCGCGGGGCTTACATCGCACGATGTCGTTGACCGCATTCGGCGTGCCGCGGGCATGCGCCGGGTCGGCCATACGGGTACGCTCGATCCGGCGGCAACGGGGCTTCTAATACTCTGTCTGGGTCCAGCGACGCGGCTTTCCGAGTTTCTGACAGGACTCGACAAAGTGTATGAAGGCACCATGCGCCTTGGATTGACCACCGATTCGTACGATCTGGACGGCAAAGTGGTTGCCGAGAAGCCCGTGCCACCCGTAACGGCCGAACGCATTCAGTCCATTTTCGACACCATGACGGGAACCATCATGCAGGTTCCGCCCATGGTGAGCGCGGTGAAAGTGGGAGGGGAGCGCCTCTACAAGATGGCCCGCAAAGGTGTCGTCGTGGAGCGCGAACCGCGACCTGTCACCATTCGCGAGTTCACGTTACTGGAACTCGCGCCGCCGGATGTCCAATTCCGGGTGCGTTGCACGCGCGGCACCTATGCCCGATCTCTGTGCCATGACGTCGGTGAATTGCTGGGTTGCGGCGCTGCGCTGGCGGCCTTGCGTCGAACGTTTGTCGGACCGCATTCAGTGGACACGGCGAAGCCCGTTGAGTATTTTCAGAATCCGGAGAGCGTGCGTTCATGTCTGCTTAACGTCGATAGCGCCCTCGAATTACCCCAGGTGACCGTTCGGCGATCAAGCCGGCCCATGGTTTCTTCGGGAGGTCTTCTTGGTATCGACGACCTCACTGCTCCGTGTCCGGTTCAAGATGGATGGATCCAGGTCAAGTCGGAAGCGGGTGAGCTGCTCGCTCTGGGAGAAGTGCATCTTTCATGCGGACAGGTTCGCATCCAACCCAAACGGGTGCTTTGTGAAAAGTGATTCAAATCGTCAACGATATCCGCACGCATGAGGTGCAGTTCTCGGGATTGGTTCTCACCATCGGGAGCTTTGACGGGGTCCACCTGGGGCACCGCACAATCCTGGATGAAGTGTTACGTCAGGCGCGCGCTCGAATGGGAAGCTCCGCGGTCCTTACTCTGAAGCCGCATCCGCGCGAGTTCTTCAGCCCCGATCACGCGCCCAGTCTGCTGACCAGCGAATCCAAGAAATGGCAGCTCTTTGAGCAAGCGGGAATCGATGCGGTATTTGTGTTGCCGTTCGACGAGACGGTGGCTTCGCTGGAGCCCGAGGCGTTCGTCGAAGAGATACTGGTTCGGCGCTGTCGCGCAGAGTCTGTGGTTGTTGGTCATGACTTCCGATTTGGGAAACGCGCCCGCGGTGATTTCGAGTTGTTGAGGAACCTCGCGTCAAAGTCAGGGTTTTCAGTAACGCAAGTGGAGCCCTTGCTCATGGACGGCGAGCGCGTGAGCAGTACGCTAATCCGCGAACGACTCTTGCTTGGCGATATCAGCAAGGCCGAAGCTTTCCTTGGGCGTCCGTATTCGGTTGTGGGCGAGGTGGTGCCAGGTCGACACATTGGTTCGTCCATAGGCTTCCCAACAGCCAACGTACGGCCTCATCATTCCGCGATCCCGGCTCAGGGCGTCTATGTCGCCTATACATATCTTGATGGTCGAGCCTACCCAACGGCAGTTAACATTGGTATCGCGCCAACTATCCGCAACGAAGATATGACCATTGAAGCCCATCTCCTGGACTTCAGCGGCAATCTTGAGGGTAGAGAGGTCGAAGTCGCATTTCTCAAGCGTCTGCGCTCGGAAATCCGTTTCCCGTCCGTGCAGGATCTCATCGCCCAGATACAACGAGACGTGGCTGAAGTGCGTGCATTCTTTGAGGCGCAGACTGCGTTGTAGCGCTGATTTGTCACGAATTCGCGAGAAATCCTCATGGCATACCTTCAGCGTCTTGCACGTGAGTAATTTGCGCCGGCGCTCAATCGCGCCGCTGCAAATTGCGGACTAGAAGGTGTAACCAATTCGGGTGCGTGGATCAATCTTGTATTGTGCAGACGTGTAGTGGAGTTTACACAGAGTTCACTTCGCAGTCGCATAGGAGAACTTCGGGGGAGGAGGCAACTCTGAGACCTGCGAAGGGCATTCATGATCGAAAGGGCTTGAATGCGCCATTTGCTGGTTGAGTCCGCCGTAGACAGCGGGCTAGTCCAGGAGGTTTCCTGAGGGGGGTATATTTTGAGTTTAGCGACCATCATTGATACGATTGGAGATAGCGTAGCGCCAAGCCGCCAGCCTGTCGTCATCGATGTCAACGTGCGACTCGATATGAACGTTTCACACGAGGGCGACGTCTAAGAAAGTGCGTCACTAACACCACGGCGAATTGATTTACATGCCTCGCTTGCTCCAAACGTTAGTTGTCATCACAGGCATTCTATGCGCAATAGGATGCTCGACTACCCATTACAAAGAGCGCGCCGATCGCGAGGTCTACTCCATTATTAAGGCCAAGTCCGGTGATGTGCCCGGCATGCCCGAGGAATTCAACATCGAGAAGGCGAGCGAGGATCCGGTCAAGGACTTGCCCGGTGCGGAACAGCCACCCGAGTTTCTGGGCGAAATGGGGCAGACGGAATCTGGAGCTCAAGTGCTTTCGCTGGAGAAGGCGCTTCAGATTGCGGTCACGAATAGTCGCACCTATCAGAACCAGAAAGAGCTGCTCTACCTTCAAGCACTGTCCCTGACTCTCGACAGGCATCGTTTTACTCCCATTTTTTCGGCGGGGGGATCAGCGCGATACAATCGATCCACGCAAGATATATCCAAGCTTTCAGCTACAGGCGAATTGGCCCAGGCGATACCGGGCTTCATGCAAAGCACCGGCGCGAACGCTTCCACACTTCTTGGGAATGCTCCAACAGCCGCAGGCTTCCTGGAGCTTTATGGCATTCCGCCGGACGCCACGTCGATCGCTGCGCTCCAGGCGGTAGGTTCTCTGGCGGGTACGCCTGCAAAGCTGTTGAATGAATATGCGAGCGTTGTCGAGGAGGCGTTTACCGTAACGGGCCTCAATCAGCCCAAGAACGAAATCATGAACGAGCGGAGTGTGTCTGGCGACACCTCAGTTGGCGTCAATCTGCTGCTAAGGGGTGGCGGACGCATCGCGGCTAGCTTGACCTCTGACTTTTTGCGTTTCCTGACGGGCGATCCGAGCGTGACCACTTCGTCGGCTTTGGTCGGAAGTATCACGCAACCTTTGTTGCGCGGCCGGGGTAAGGATGTCGTTGCAGAACAACTCACCCAGGCCGAGCGCGACGTGCTGTATCAATTGCGCACCTTCACACGGTTCCGTCAGGAATTCGTCGTGCAAGTTGCATCGTCCTATTACTCGGTACTTCAGAATCGCGATGCCGTCAGGAACAATTGGCAAGGTTACCAGTCGTTCCGTCTCAGCGCAGAGCGAGAACGCGCACTTGCCGAAGAGGGTCGCAGGACTCAGACCGATCTCGGCCGTATTGAGCAAAGCCTTCTCAACTCCGAGAACAGTTGGGTCGATTCGATCCGCGCATACAAGCAAAGTCTCGATAGGTTCAAGATTCTACTTGGACTTCCCACCGATGCGTCTATCATCCTGGACGATCACGAACTGGACACGTTACGCGAAGTTGGTATTCAACATCCCACGGTCACTGACGATGAGGCGGTAGAGGTTGCCCGAGTTGCGCGGTTGGACCTATACAATGTGAGAGACCAGGAGGACGACTCCGGGCGGAAGATCAAAGTCGCGGCCAACGCGTTGCTGCCGGATCTTGACCTCGTCGTAACCGGACAAGTAGACAGCGAGCCCGGCAATGACAAATTCAATACTTTGGACTTCCAACGCGCCAGATGGTCTGCGGGGTTGGACGTGGATCTTCCCCTGGACAGAAAGTCCGAGCGCAATTCTTACCGCACCGCGCTGATTTCGTATGACCGCGCCGTGCGCGAACTGAGTCTTGCGGAGGACAACGTCAAACTCGAAGTCCGCGATGCATGGCGAAATCTCGATCAAGCAAAGCGGAACTTCGACAACCGGAAACTGGCGCTCGCGCTGAGCGAACGGCGCGTGGAGGAGCAGAAGCTGCGCGCGGAGTTTGGCGGAGGCACCGTC
The nucleotide sequence above comes from Candidatus Hydrogenedentota bacterium. Encoded proteins:
- a CDS encoding TolC family protein, yielding MPRLLQTLVVITGILCAIGCSTTHYKERADREVYSIIKAKSGDVPGMPEEFNIEKASEDPVKDLPGAEQPPEFLGEMGQTESGAQVLSLEKALQIAVTNSRTYQNQKELLYLQALSLTLDRHRFTPIFSAGGSARYNRSTQDISKLSATGELAQAIPGFMQSTGANASTLLGNAPTAAGFLELYGIPPDATSIAALQAVGSLAGTPAKLLNEYASVVEEAFTVTGLNQPKNEIMNERSVSGDTSVGVNLLLRGGGRIAASLTSDFLRFLTGDPSVTTSSALVGSITQPLLRGRGKDVVAEQLTQAERDVLYQLRTFTRFRQEFVVQVASSYYSVLQNRDAVRNNWQGYQSFRLSAERERALAEEGRRTQTDLGRIEQSLLNSENSWVDSIRAYKQSLDRFKILLGLPTDASIILDDHELDTLREVGIQHPTVTDDEAVEVARVARLDLYNVRDQEDDSGRKIKVAANALLPDLDLVVTGQVDSEPGNDKFNTLDFQRARWSAGLDVDLPLDRKSERNSYRTALISYDRAVRELSLAEDNVKLEVRDAWRNLDQAKRNFDNRKLALALSERRVEEQKLRAEFGGGTVLDQVDAQNDFINAQNELTDALVRHTIARLEFWRDMGILYIKPNGQWEDVKDVQESPS
- the infB gene encoding translation initiation factor IF-2 codes for the protein MQTVSSLADRLGMAPELAVEKLRYMLIDVESAESEISDDACDLLIEAADDPEAADRVRDAKLLEQEKVQKRTERLREAAKKKAAAKKKAVEKDAEGEKPAAKKKASAHAKKHAEEASEEHAGDESGHAVAEIIRSEDGEAPVVAEAPASAEAAKVEPPAPTKAPEPKKRQPEKPKGPEIVIGSAVEKAEPVVEVVRADGTHVPVAHADDILETTAVVHPLGEIEEEEDISPVLAEAERRQEEEEERKAQLIAKPLAKPDPAVVAEVQRRAAERMHKIQQQRALESRKVGHTGKTARKRQKQAEKQRTEDTMRRNAAAAVREYQAGGIGMGPRKRKRRRTREDMPEMEGVEDVSEMQVIQVEEGMTVEALANELDVPVNDIILDLMDLNVLANKNQVLGIDMIRQLVEPRGVQVEAIIPGEDEVLAEEPDAPEDLLPRAPVVTVMGHVDHGKTSLLDRVREANVADGEAGGITQHIAAYDHRIGEKRIVFLDTPGHEAFTQMRARGAQITDIVVLVVAADDGVMPQTIEAIDHAKAADVPIVVAINKCDKPDAQPERIRQELTRFELVDEAWGGKTIMKNISAKRNEGVAELMELLVLEAEMLELKGNPNKRARGVIVESEITRGQGPVAWILVKNGTLRVGDAFLAGNSYGRVRSMHNSRGEAVQEAGPATPVVVTGFNSLPDAGDHFVAVEDERVARAIAEKRAEITRQKQREKTRRVTLEDFHLLLEAGETHELNVVLKADVQGSVDVLESSLAKVGNQEVHVRLVHSGVGGINESDILLASASDAVIIGFHVTASPRAQKLAEQEGVDIRTYRVIYEAIEDVRLALEGMLTPESKEVVTGHIEIRQVFRSSAHGNIAGCYVLDGEVHRGSPARVTRDSVVVYQGKIGTLRREKDDARTVAAGFECGIKLENFEDIKVGDVIELYRVDTVAKTLA
- the rbfA gene encoding 30S ribosome-binding factor RbfA, giving the protein MPEGRARRVGEQLRKEIADLLTKGVKDPRIGFVSVMEVKMSPDLSYADVYVSLYGSESERKGSLVGLRQAAGYMRRELGKRIRLRVTPEIRFHEDTTLDTAYRIEERLREIHAEQEHEQESE
- a CDS encoding DUF503 domain-containing protein, which codes for MTIGLLKMDILVPGSRSLKDKRRVVKSLKEQLRNRYNCSVAEVGAKELWGRAQIAVCVVGDDSRFVNTQLNEIVQFSANKGGAELADYQIEMM
- a CDS encoding bifunctional riboflavin kinase/FAD synthetase yields the protein MIQIVNDIRTHEVQFSGLVLTIGSFDGVHLGHRTILDEVLRQARARMGSSAVLTLKPHPREFFSPDHAPSLLTSESKKWQLFEQAGIDAVFVLPFDETVASLEPEAFVEEILVRRCRAESVVVGHDFRFGKRARGDFELLRNLASKSGFSVTQVEPLLMDGERVSSTLIRERLLLGDISKAEAFLGRPYSVVGEVVPGRHIGSSIGFPTANVRPHHSAIPAQGVYVAYTYLDGRAYPTAVNIGIAPTIRNEDMTIEAHLLDFSGNLEGREVEVAFLKRLRSEIRFPSVQDLIAQIQRDVAEVRAFFEAQTAL
- the truB gene encoding tRNA pseudouridine(55) synthase TruB, with translation MNGILLVDKPAGLTSHDVVDRIRRAAGMRRVGHTGTLDPAATGLLILCLGPATRLSEFLTGLDKVYEGTMRLGLTTDSYDLDGKVVAEKPVPPVTAERIQSIFDTMTGTIMQVPPMVSAVKVGGERLYKMARKGVVVEREPRPVTIREFTLLELAPPDVQFRVRCTRGTYARSLCHDVGELLGCGAALAALRRTFVGPHSVDTAKPVEYFQNPESVRSCLLNVDSALELPQVTVRRSSRPMVSSGGLLGIDDLTAPCPVQDGWIQVKSEAGELLALGEVHLSCGQVRIQPKRVLCEK
- a CDS encoding bifunctional oligoribonuclease/PAP phosphatase NrnA; its protein translation is MSKNLNSGLRAVLDALNEGQSILVTSHTSPDGDAVGSLLAMAHFVRALGKQQVTCSLADPTPRAYTWLPGAQDIVPPGSLQATFDVVVIIDAHQCSRIGEVEKLITESTTLIALDHHLAETIDAPIHVVNPSYAAACEIVIDLFELAGLPISREAAECAYVALITDTGSFRYSNTNPRAHRTAARLLEAGVDVAEISARIFDTMTRPRFDLLGRVLQRAHVSPNGLFASAQLTLADMEETGAKGEDVDGLINYLRNIEGVQLAALFREAGPGITKVSFRARPPVNCAEMLREFGGGGHAAAAGATLQRPMKEAVAAVMAALPEHIKGPE